A DNA window from Oscarella lobularis chromosome 8, ooOscLobu1.1, whole genome shotgun sequence contains the following coding sequences:
- the LOC136190159 gene encoding A disintegrin and metalloproteinase with thrombospondin motifs 6-like produces MRGRSLVLVYLTIAASVAAIAWSLGASSLSSSSPSSSSSSSSRRPPSQSKLHSEQAAFLRRLENYEIVQPRRSRAGNDRVRRRADDNVAYTIEAFGKTFQLELTPNRRLVTAEFAVRRRRQHRVDETTIDIDTSCYHVGRVRGNRGSGAAVSSCGGGLRGLFSTNDDDYFIEPLQRIDGNRSDDHVVYRRSSTSSSSFDWQKGLRRDNDAQDEDVVPQVGRRRRRSETWTVETVVYVDDTMTDRYGDDVSHYVLCIMNMVSILYRDASLGSDVNIAVVGVELLDDETVHKHELDESDDAHAVLNRFCEFQERERGVDRNQDNAILLTRRDLCQRISTTGQRSWKECDNLGMAIIGGMCNKASSCGISQDTGLTLSFTVAHEMGHNFGMVHDSGTNGCHRSGKLMAPKLRASSLPNSWSKCSRDAMRQFLDDGKGECLKNVPNFSHRLPVSSTFASSMDDECRLQNFTNGACDVENACHMLSCVNADHSCQATYRPLAQGSPCTLKNATSAQPGVCYLGRCVTPSSVPAFTNGSWSEWSSYRECSHTCGTGVEASVRQCNNPPPSGGGFHCAGRSIRYRLCNRKPCRGRKSTDRLLRDEQCRLLLNSASYAAEVKKSFFMEKSAVWKSAHETRNNSRVCLLTCYTNDRGGWQLRLPLPVRDGTPCFPGSSDVCIRGRCVPFGCDGEEGSNVKEDVCRVCGGNGSFCQTIKRTIKLEPRFQSIDKHVAVIKIPKGATSIVVHKKKTTVNYLAVRNESGYYYLNGATNSLNRSLDYFIAGTTFFYERIDGAPEKLSALGPTESAVHVTLLVPKERSPHVRTQLTVAVNYTYSVEKSSAIDEYVWEYGELWSRCSAKCSRNGNRTQSAHCYRYRFGVAKKVSRKFCSRLGPRPKNRFKSCVGPPCDRVQFLASVKYPCSVTCGQGTRKREIYCIRIINDRVSVILNESACLKRNKSMPAKVVTCRMSDCPPEWKEGPWGPCYPYCGENRKQNHSVTCMSSNVRLANEYCSSIGPKPNETKMCEAGPKCPKPTWVKGPYGECTGECGRRREKYRTVTCKSYDGQVLDDEKCSPVPKPRDKDRCPSQCVQDCNSVDEPKYCQLINKSCDNLNFIPIICRCTCSKYDKQPV; encoded by the exons ATGCGAGGACGATCACTTGTCCTTGTCTATTTGACGATTGCGGcgtccgtcgccgcgatcgcTTGGAGCCTTGGAgcttcgtcgttgtcgtcgtcgtcgccttcgtcgtcgtcctcatcgtcgtcgcgacggccgCCGTCACAGTCAAAACTCCATTCGGAGCAAG CGGCGTTTCTGCGTCGTTTGGAGAATTACGAGATCGTTCAACCGCGGCGCTCCCGTGCCGGCAACGATCGagttcgccgacgagcggACGACAACGTTGCATATACAATCGAAGCATTCGGAAAGACGTTTCAGTTGGAGTTGACGCCCAATCGACGTCTCGTTACGGCGGAATTCGccgtgcgacgtcgacgacagcatcgcgtcgacgaaacgacaatCGACATCGACACAAGCTGCTATCACGTCGGAAGAGTACGTGGAAATCGTGGTTCCGGTGCGGCCGTGAGCTCATGCGGCGGTGGTTTG CGTGGTCTCTTCTCcacaaacgacgacgactatttCATCGAACCGCtgcaacgaatcgacggaAATAGGAGCGACGACCACGTCGTCTATCGTCGCTCttctacgtcgtcgtcgtcgttcgactggCAGAAGGGCTTACGTCGAG ACAACGATGCCCAAGATGAGGACGTCGTTCCACAAGTTGGACGTaggcgtcgacgatctgaAACGTGGACTGTCGAAACCGTCGtctacgtcgacgacacgaTGACGGATCGCTACGGCGATGACGTGTCTCACTACGTTCTCTGCATAATGAACATG GTGTCGATTCTGTACAGGGATGCTTCCCttggaagtgacgtcaatattGCCGTGGTCGGCGTTGAactgctcgacgacgaaaccgtcCATAAG CATGAACTGGACGAGTCCGACGACGCTCATGCCGTGCTGAATCGCTTTTGCGAGTTTCAAGAGCGCGAAAGGGGCGTCGATCGCAATCAGGACAACGCAATCCTTTTAACGAG GAGGGATCTGTGCCAGCGGATATCAACGACTGGTCAAAGAAGTTGGAAAGAATGCGACAATCTTG GCATGGCCATCATTGGTGGCATGTGCAACAAGGCGAGCTCTTGCGGAATCAGTCAAGACACGGGTCTCACTCTCTCCTTCACCGTCGCACATGAAATGGGCCACAA TTTTGGAATGGTGCACGACAGCGGGACGAACGGCTGTCATCGGTCGGGCAAATTGATGGCTCCGAAATTGAGAGCATCGTCGCTGCCGAATTCGTGGTCCAAGTGCAGTCGCGATGCCATGAGGCAATTCCTCGA CGACGGCAAAGGAGAGTGCTTGAAAAACGTTCCAAATTTTTCCCATCGCTTACCGGTCAGTTCGACGTTCGCCTCGTCGATGGACGACGAGTGCCGCTTGCAAAATTTTACCAATGGAGCGTGTGACGTAGAG AACGCTTGTCACATGTTGTCCTGTGTGAACGCCGATCATTCGTGCCAAGCCACGTATCGACCGCTCGCCCAAGGTTCGCCCTGTACACTGAAGAACGCCACGTCCGCCCAGCCTGGT GTGTGCTACTTGGGCCGTTGcgtgacgccgtcgtcggtgcCGGCTTTTACGAACGGTAGTTGGAGCGAGTGGAGCAGCTATCGCGAGTGCAGTCACACGTGCGGGACAGGAGTCGAAGCGTCCGTGCGCCAGTGCAACAATCCTCC gccgagcggcggcggatttCACTGCGCCGGTCGCTCGATCCGCTATCGGCTTTGCAATAGGAAGCCGTGTCGCGGGCGAAAGAGCACGGATCGGTTGCTACGCGACGAACAGTGCCGTCTGCTGTTAAACAGTGCCAGTTACGCTGCCGAAGTgaaaaagtcgttttttATGGAAAAGTCGGCAGTTTGGAAGTCCGCGCACGAAACGC GCAACAATTCTCGAGTTTGCCTGTTGACCTGCTATACGAACGATCGCGGCGGCTGGCAACTAAGATTGCCGTTGCCGGTTCGAGACGGCACGCCGTGCTTTCCCGGCTCGAGCGACGTTTGTATTCGAGGTCGCTGCGTGCCGTTCggctgcgacggcgaagagggGTCGAACGTGAAGGAGGACGTGTGTCGGGTGTGCGGCGGAAACGGGTCGTTTTGTCAAACGATAAAGCGAACCATCAAGTTGGAGCCTCGCTTTCAGAGTATAG ATAAACATGTCGCCGTCATCAAGATCCCCAAAGGTGCGACAAGCATTGTCGTTCataagaaaaagacaacGGTGAACTATCTCG CCGtgcgaaacgaaagcggctACTACTATTTAAACGGAGCTACTAATTCGCTCAATAGATCTCTGGACTACTTCATAGCTGGCACGACTTTCTTTTATGAGAGAATAGACGGAGCGCCGGAGAAACTTTCTGCACTCGGGCCGACGGAAAGCGCCGTGCACGTTACC TTGCTTGTACCAAAAGAGAGATCCCCGCATGTACGAACTCAACTCACTGTCGCCGTGAACTACACGTACAGCGTAGAAAAAAGTTCCGCGATCGACGAATACGTTTGGGAGTACGGCGAACTGTGGTCGCGCTGTTCGGCCAAGTGTTCCAGAAATG GCAATCGGACGCAGTCGGCTCACTGCTATCGCTATCGTTTCGGAGTAGCGAAAAAAGTGAGTCGAAAGTTTTGCTCCCGTCTGGGACCTCGACCCAAGAACCGGTTCAAGTCGTGCGTCGGTCCGCCCTGCGA TCGAGTTCAATTTTTGGCGAGTGTCAAATACCCCTGTTCAGTAACGTGTGGCCAGGGAACTCGCAAGCGAGAGATTTACTGCATTAGAATAATAAACGATCGAGTGTCCGTCATTTTGAACGAATCGGCTTgcttgaagagaaacaaaagtaTGCCAGCCAAAGTGGTAACATGTAGGATGTCGGACTGTCCGCCAGAATGGAAAGAGGGGCCATGGGGACCG tgcTATCCGTACTGTGGCGAAAACCGAAAGCAAAATCATTCCGTGACGTGTATGTCAAGTAATGTACGTTTGGCCAACGAGTATTGCAGTTCAATTGGCCCGAAGCCAAATGAGACGAAGATGTGCGAAGCGGGGCCGAAATGCCCGAAACCGACGTGGGTAAAAGGACCGTATGGCGAA TGCACGGGAGAGTGTGGAAGGCGTCGAGAGAAGTATAGGACTGTGACGTGTAAGTCTTACGATGGGCAAGTTTTGGATGACGAGAAATGCTCTCCTGTGCCGAAGCCGCGTGACAAAGATCGTTGTCCGAGTCAATGCGTACAAG ACTGTAATTCCGTTGACGAGCCCAAGTACTGTCAACTGATTAACAAAAGCTGCGACAATTTAAATTTTATTCCAATTATCTGCAGATGTACGTGTAGTAAATATGATAAGCAGCCGGTCTAG